A window of the Dyadobacter pollutisoli genome harbors these coding sequences:
- the cysM gene encoding cysteine synthase CysM, whose product MSSLLELVGNTPLVELKRINPNPNVRIFGKLEGNNPGGSVKDRAAYSMIKGALDRGEIKPGMKLVEATSGNTGIALAMIARLFDLEIELIMPQSSTRERVLTMEAFGAKVVLTETMESARDLSEEKAADNSYFMLNQFANPDNWRAHYNTTGPEIWRDTDQQITHFVSSMGTTGTIMGVSRYLKEQNDGIQIVGCQPTDGSSIPGIRKWPVEYLPKIFERARVDRVMEVTQDNAVLMTRKLAKEEAVFAGMSSGGATWAAIELAKELKEGVIVCIICDRGDRYLSSELFG is encoded by the coding sequence ATGTCCTCACTTCTTGAACTGGTCGGTAATACACCCCTTGTTGAACTAAAAAGAATAAATCCCAATCCTAATGTAAGAATTTTCGGAAAGCTGGAAGGTAACAATCCGGGAGGAAGCGTAAAGGACAGGGCTGCATATAGTATGATTAAAGGTGCCCTGGACAGGGGTGAAATTAAACCCGGAATGAAATTGGTGGAGGCTACCAGCGGTAATACCGGTATCGCACTGGCCATGATCGCACGCCTCTTCGATCTTGAAATAGAACTCATCATGCCCCAAAGCTCTACTAGAGAGCGGGTACTGACCATGGAAGCTTTCGGTGCCAAAGTAGTACTGACTGAAACGATGGAGAGCGCCAGGGATCTCTCGGAAGAAAAGGCGGCAGATAACAGCTATTTTATGCTGAACCAGTTTGCAAATCCTGACAACTGGAGAGCGCATTACAACACTACCGGTCCCGAAATATGGAGAGATACTGATCAGCAGATCACCCATTTTGTGTCATCAATGGGCACCACAGGCACCATTATGGGTGTTTCCCGGTATTTGAAAGAACAAAACGACGGCATACAGATTGTGGGCTGCCAACCTACCGACGGTTCGAGCATTCCGGGGATCAGGAAATGGCCTGTTGAATACTTACCAAAAATATTTGAACGTGCCCGCGTGGACAGGGTTATGGAGGTGACTCAGGACAATGCAGTACTGATGACCCGTAAACTGGCAAAAGAAGAAGCCGTTTTTGCGGGAATGAGCAGCGGCGGGGCAACCTGGGCAGCCATTGAACTTGCCAAAGAATTGAAAGAAGGAGTGATTGTTTGCATCATCTGCGACCGCGGCGATCGCTATCTTTCGAGTGAGTTGTTTGGATAG
- a CDS encoding cytochrome B, with amino-acid sequence MNILLRAHSGLRYVVLGLLIAAIVAAYSNWQQAKQGDSKIYLFALIATHTQLLIGLILYFMSPKVNFDLISEKVFRFYSIEHVFMMIIAIVLITLGRVRSKKLSGADKHRTVLFFYALALVIILVAIPWPFRNLGSGWF; translated from the coding sequence ATGAATATTCTTCTACGTGCCCATTCGGGCCTTCGTTACGTGGTATTAGGATTATTAATTGCAGCCATAGTCGCAGCTTACTCCAACTGGCAACAAGCTAAACAGGGAGACAGCAAAATTTATCTTTTCGCACTCATTGCTACTCACACCCAACTTTTGATAGGGCTGATACTTTATTTTATGAGCCCAAAAGTGAACTTTGACCTCATCAGCGAGAAAGTGTTCCGTTTTTATTCCATCGAACACGTGTTCATGATGATCATTGCCATTGTACTGATCACATTGGGAAGGGTTCGCTCGAAAAAATTGAGCGGGGCCGACAAGCACAGAACGGTTTTGTTCTTTTACGCTTTGGCTCTGGTTATTATTCTCGTGGCTATACCCTGGCCTTTCAGAAACCTGGGATCAGGGTGGTTCTAA
- a CDS encoding DUF4286 family protein, with protein MIIYNITINISYEAEKDWLHYMKTIHIPEILLISAVMDCRLLRLLTEIENEGATYTSQFTFRTMEDFLAYQTHHQDPFLERHHALFNGQYVSFRTLLEEA; from the coding sequence ATGATCATCTATAACATCACGATCAATATCAGTTATGAAGCTGAAAAGGACTGGCTTCATTATATGAAAACTATCCACATTCCTGAAATACTGTTGATTAGCGCAGTAATGGACTGTCGGCTGCTTCGCCTGCTCACTGAAATCGAAAACGAGGGAGCCACCTACACGAGCCAGTTTACATTCAGGACAATGGAGGATTTTCTGGCTTACCAGACTCACCATCAGGATCCATTTCTGGAACGGCACCATGCTCTTTTTAATGGCCAATATGTTTCCTTCAGGACACTTTTGGAGGAGGCATAA
- a CDS encoding HPF/RaiA family ribosome-associated protein, with protein MRLQMQAIHFDADPKLLVFIQQKLDKLDTFYDRITSGEVFLKLDKSDSAKLHTKLLEVKLYVPGGTMFVREQGTTFEEATDLAVDTLKMQVKKFKDKRNNARAPKTIDGAVVEEEGVTVLAEETEE; from the coding sequence ATGAGACTGCAAATGCAAGCAATTCATTTTGATGCCGATCCCAAGTTGTTGGTTTTCATTCAACAAAAATTAGATAAACTAGATACGTTTTATGACCGTATTACCAGTGGGGAGGTATTCCTTAAGCTCGATAAAAGTGATAGTGCCAAGTTACATACTAAACTTTTGGAAGTTAAACTTTATGTTCCCGGGGGAACCATGTTTGTGAGAGAACAGGGGACGACATTTGAAGAAGCGACTGACTTAGCAGTAGATACACTCAAAATGCAGGTTAAAAAATTTAAAGACAAGCGTAACAACGCCAGAGCGCCCAAAACGATTGATGGGGCGGTTGTGGAAGAAGAAGGCGTTACAGTTCTGGCCGAAGAAACCGAAGAATAA
- a CDS encoding MaoC family dehydratase yields MHIEPVIGASFEEPFKITQEEVQRFADLTGDNNPIHLDAEYAATTSFKRPIIHGMLGATIFTKVLGTQFPGFGSIYLKQTLEFLRPMFVETDYKAVFKIQSINPDKHIAEISTEVVDVTTKKVVTRGVATMINQAKF; encoded by the coding sequence ATGCATATCGAACCGGTTATCGGTGCCTCATTTGAGGAACCATTCAAAATTACGCAGGAAGAAGTACAACGTTTTGCAGACCTGACGGGAGATAATAATCCTATTCACCTCGATGCGGAGTACGCTGCAACCACATCTTTTAAAAGGCCGATCATTCATGGAATGCTGGGAGCGACGATTTTCACCAAAGTGTTGGGTACCCAGTTTCCGGGTTTCGGCTCTATATATCTGAAACAAACGCTCGAATTTTTGAGGCCCATGTTCGTAGAGACCGATTACAAAGCCGTCTTCAAGATCCAGTCAATTAATCCGGATAAGCACATTGCTGAAATTTCAACTGAGGTTGTGGATGTGACTACAAAAAAAGTGGTTACCAGGGGAGTAGCAACGATGATAAACCAGGCGAAATTCTAA
- a CDS encoding histone H1, whose amino-acid sequence MARFDEVKDLILSLEGDFDKFYAKGNQAAGTRVRKGMQDLKTLAQDIRAEVQNKKNTGE is encoded by the coding sequence ATGGCAAGATTTGATGAAGTTAAAGATTTGATCCTTTCGCTAGAAGGCGATTTCGATAAGTTTTATGCAAAAGGTAACCAAGCAGCTGGTACGCGTGTTCGCAAAGGCATGCAGGACCTTAAAACGTTGGCTCAGGATATTCGTGCGGAAGTTCAGAATAAGAAGAACACAGGCGAATAA
- a CDS encoding aminotransferase class I/II-fold pyridoxal phosphate-dependent enzyme — MDIFEKLRNNSGPIGTPAKMLNSHHYFSFPMLEGELGPRMRFMGREVLNWSLNNYLGLANHPEIRQVDAEAAAKWGLAYPMGARMMSGNSTLHETFEKELAEFVGKKDAFLLNYGYQGVMSAIECLCDHRDVIVYDAESHACLIDGIRLHKAKLGEYYKFNHNDMASLEKNLIRATKLANEKGGGVLVITEGVFGMSGKVGDLKAIVELKKKYEFRLLVDDAHGFGTMGETGAGVGELLGVQKEVDLYFSTFAKSMAAIGAFIASDDPEIIMFLKYNMRSQTYAKALPMPYVEGCRKRLEMIKTMPELRSKLWENVKAMQDGLRGRGFNIGETESPVTPVFLHSEGGVPEVTRMVRDLRENMGVFCSIVVYPVVPKGQIMLRIIPTASHTLEDVEYTLNAFTTLAEKLKNRVYQAEDVQEEVE, encoded by the coding sequence GTGGATATTTTCGAGAAATTGCGCAACAACTCAGGCCCGATCGGGACTCCTGCCAAAATGCTGAATAGTCATCACTATTTTTCTTTTCCTATGCTGGAAGGAGAGTTGGGGCCGCGCATGAGATTTATGGGTCGTGAGGTGTTGAATTGGAGCCTTAATAATTATCTGGGGTTAGCCAATCATCCGGAAATAAGACAAGTTGACGCTGAAGCTGCGGCGAAATGGGGACTGGCCTATCCAATGGGAGCCCGCATGATGTCAGGGAACTCTACTTTGCATGAGACATTTGAAAAGGAACTGGCGGAATTTGTCGGTAAAAAAGACGCCTTTTTGTTGAATTATGGCTATCAGGGAGTGATGTCGGCCATTGAGTGTCTTTGCGACCACCGCGATGTGATTGTTTATGATGCTGAGTCTCACGCATGTCTGATTGATGGTATCCGTCTGCACAAAGCCAAATTAGGGGAGTATTACAAGTTTAACCATAATGATATGGCTAGCCTTGAAAAGAACCTGATCCGCGCGACCAAGCTTGCCAATGAAAAGGGTGGAGGTGTACTGGTTATTACCGAAGGTGTTTTTGGTATGTCAGGTAAGGTGGGTGATCTGAAGGCGATTGTCGAATTAAAGAAAAAATATGAGTTCCGGTTATTAGTGGACGACGCACACGGTTTTGGGACGATGGGCGAAACAGGTGCGGGAGTTGGTGAGCTATTGGGCGTTCAGAAAGAGGTGGATCTTTATTTCTCCACTTTCGCGAAGTCAATGGCTGCTATTGGAGCATTCATTGCCTCCGATGATCCCGAGATCATCATGTTCCTAAAATATAATATGCGCTCTCAAACCTACGCAAAGGCTCTTCCGATGCCGTACGTAGAAGGATGCCGCAAACGTCTTGAGATGATCAAGACTATGCCGGAACTTCGCTCTAAGCTTTGGGAAAATGTAAAAGCAATGCAGGATGGTTTGCGCGGACGTGGATTTAACATCGGCGAAACCGAATCTCCAGTGACGCCTGTTTTCCTACATAGCGAGGGTGGTGTACCGGAAGTTACCCGCATGGTGCGCGATCTACGCGAGAACATGGGCGTTTTCTGTTCGATCGTTGTATATCCGGTCGTGCCTAAGGGGCAGATCATGTTAAGGATCATTCCGACAGCTTCTCATACATTGGAAGATGTAGAATATACATTGAATGCATTTACTACTTTGGCTGAAAAGTTGAAGAATCGTGTGTACCAGGCAGAGGATGTACAGGAAGAGGTAGAATAG
- the accC gene encoding acetyl-CoA carboxylase biotin carboxylase subunit, giving the protein MSLIKKILVANRGEIALRIMRTAREMNIATVAVFSEADRKSPHVRYADEAVCIGPAPSSESYLNMPKILQVCKDLGVDAIHPGYGFLSENAIFAKKVQDAGLIFIGPSPEAIEVMGSKLAAKQAASRYNIPMVPGTAEAIEDRQQAKEIAGAIGYPILIKASAGGGGKGMRVVNNEREFDEQMDRAVSEALSSFGDGSVFIEKYISSPKHIEIQVLGDHHGNIIHLFERECSIQRRHQKVVEEAPSISISPEIRKEMGRCAVDVARSCGYYGAGTVEFIMDENRGFYFLEMNTRLQVEHPVTEQITGIDLVKQMILIAEGNALEIQQDDLAINGHAIEIRVYAEDATNNFLPDVGTLHTYVKPDGNGVRVDDGFEQGMDIPIYYDPMIAKLITYGQNREEAIAKMVRAIDEYHISGVQTTLPFCRFVMNHEEFTSGRFDTNFVASYFDPEKLKNNANEDEIQLAAVISAMLTKNKKEIEPVLNEPIAENASKWKNRRFHGQ; this is encoded by the coding sequence ATGTCTTTAATCAAAAAAATACTCGTCGCGAACCGCGGGGAAATTGCTTTGCGTATTATGCGTACCGCCAGGGAGATGAATATTGCGACGGTAGCCGTTTTCAGCGAAGCCGATCGGAAGTCGCCACACGTCCGCTATGCTGATGAGGCAGTATGCATTGGCCCAGCGCCTTCGTCAGAATCTTATCTGAATATGCCGAAGATTCTTCAGGTATGCAAAGACCTCGGTGTGGACGCAATACATCCCGGATATGGGTTTCTGTCCGAGAATGCTATTTTCGCAAAAAAGGTACAGGATGCAGGGCTTATTTTCATTGGTCCATCACCGGAAGCAATAGAAGTAATGGGAAGCAAGCTGGCCGCCAAACAAGCCGCCTCTCGCTACAATATCCCGATGGTACCCGGTACTGCGGAAGCGATCGAAGACCGGCAGCAGGCCAAGGAAATAGCCGGAGCAATAGGCTATCCGATCCTTATCAAGGCAAGTGCCGGAGGTGGTGGAAAAGGAATGCGGGTGGTGAACAATGAACGCGAATTTGATGAACAAATGGACCGGGCTGTCAGTGAAGCATTGTCTTCTTTTGGCGACGGGTCTGTGTTTATTGAAAAGTACATTTCTTCTCCAAAACACATTGAAATACAAGTTCTGGGAGATCACCACGGCAATATCATTCATTTATTCGAACGGGAATGCTCGATCCAGCGGCGGCATCAGAAAGTAGTGGAAGAAGCTCCGTCTATCTCCATCAGTCCTGAAATCAGGAAGGAAATGGGCCGTTGCGCCGTCGATGTTGCCAGATCGTGCGGCTACTATGGCGCGGGAACGGTGGAATTTATCATGGACGAAAACCGGGGTTTTTACTTTCTCGAAATGAATACCCGATTACAGGTAGAGCATCCGGTGACCGAGCAAATTACAGGCATAGACCTGGTGAAGCAAATGATCCTGATCGCAGAGGGCAATGCGCTGGAAATTCAGCAAGACGACCTGGCTATCAATGGCCACGCCATTGAAATAAGGGTATACGCAGAGGATGCTACCAATAACTTTTTACCAGATGTAGGAACATTGCATACTTATGTAAAGCCTGATGGGAATGGCGTGAGGGTCGACGATGGCTTTGAACAGGGCATGGACATACCTATATATTATGATCCCATGATCGCGAAGCTCATTACCTATGGTCAAAACAGAGAGGAGGCTATCGCCAAAATGGTCCGTGCCATTGACGAATACCATATTTCAGGTGTTCAAACTACCCTTCCTTTTTGCCGGTTTGTAATGAATCATGAGGAATTTACATCCGGGAGGTTTGATACCAATTTCGTGGCCAGCTATTTTGATCCTGAAAAGTTAAAAAACAATGCAAATGAAGACGAGATTCAGCTGGCAGCTGTCATTTCAGCGATGTTAACAAAGAATAAAAAAGAAATAGAACCCGTTCTGAATGAGCCAATAGCAGAAAATGCGTCGAAATGGAAAAACCGCAGGTTTCATGGGCAGTAA